From Lolium perenne isolate Kyuss_39 chromosome 5, Kyuss_2.0, whole genome shotgun sequence, a single genomic window includes:
- the LOC127302135 gene encoding 3-hydroxy-3-methylglutaryl-coenzyme A reductase 3, producing the protein MAVEVRRRVPHAAPRGRGTGEKGRVQAGDALPLPIRHTNLIFSALFAASLAYLMRRWREKIRTSTPLHVVGLTEIFAICGLVASLIYLLSFFGIAFVQSVVSNSDDEDEDFLIASAQAPPPKPQQCALLQSAGAAPEKMPEEDEEIVAGVVAGKIPSYVLETRLGDCRRAAGIRREALRRITGREIHGLPLDGFDYASILGQCCEMPVGYVQLPVGVAGPLVLDGRRLYVPMATTEGCLIASTNRGCKAIAESGGASSVVYRDGMTRAPVARFPSARRAAELKGFLEDPANFDTLNVVFNRSSRFARLQGVKCAMAGRNLYMRFTCSTGDAMGMNMVSKGVQNVLDYLQDDFPDMDVVSISGNFCSDKKSAAVNWIEGRGKSVVCEAVIREEVVRKVLKTNVQSLVELNVIKNLAGSAVAGALGGFNAHASNIVTAIFIATGQDPAQNVESSQCITMLEAVNDGRDLHISVTMPSIEVGTVGGGTQLASQSACLDLLGVKGANRESPGSNARLLATVVAGAVLAGELSLISAQAAGHLVQSHMKYNRSSRDMSKVA; encoded by the exons ATGGCTGTGGAGGTTCGCCGCAGGGTTCCCCACGCCGCCCCGCGCGGCCGGGGCACGGGGGAGAAGGGCCGGGTGCAGGCCGGGGACGCGCTGCCGCTGCCGATCCGCCACACCAACCTCATCTTCTCGGCGCTCTTCGCCGCCTCGCTCGCCTACCTGATGCGGCGGTGGCGGGAGAAGATCCGCACCTCCACGCCGCTCCACGTCGTGGGGCTCACCGAGATCTTCGCCATCTGCGGCCTCGTCGCCTCCCTCATCTACCTCCTCAGCTTCTTCGGCATCGCCTTCGTGCAGTCCGTCGTCTCCAacagcgacgacgaggacgaggacttcCTCATCGCCTCCGCCCAGGCCCCGCCCCCGAAGCCCCAGCAGTGCGCCCTCCTCCAGAGCGCCGGCGCCGCGCCCGAGAAAAtgccggaggaggacgaggagatcGTCGCGGGGGTCGTCGCGGGCAAGATCCCCTCCTACGTGCTCGAGACCAGGCTCGGCGACTGCCGCAGGGCCGCCGGGATCCGCCGCGAGGCGCTGCGCCGGATCACCGGCAGGGAGATCCACGGCCTCCCGCTCGACGGCTTCGACTACGCCTCCATCCTCGGCCAGTGCTGCGAGATGCCCGTCGGCTACGTGCAGCTGCCCGTCGGCGTCGCGGGCCCGCTCGTCCTCGACGGCCGCCGCCTCTACGTCCCCATGGCCACCACCGAGGGCTGCCTCATCGCCAGCACAAACCGCGGATGCAAGGCCATCGCCGAGTCCGGCGGCGCCTCCAGCGTCGTCTACCGCGACGGGATGACCCGCGCCCCCGTCGCACGCTTCCCCTCTGCCCGCCGCGCCGCCGAGCTCAAGGGATTCCTGGAGGACCCGGCCAACTTCGACACCCTCAACGTCGTCTTCAACAG ATCAAGCAGATTTGCAAGGCTGCAAGGAGTCAAGTGCGCCATGGCTGGGAGGAACCTGTACATGAGGTTTACCTGCAGCACTGGGGATGCCATGGGGATGAACATGGTATCCAAGGGCGTCCAAAACGTCCTGGACTACCTGCAGGATGACTTCCCTGACATGGATGTCGTCAGCATCTCAG GCAACTTTTGTTCCGACAAGAAATCGGCTGCTGTAAACTGGATTGAAGGGCGTGGAAAGTCCGTGGTTTGCGAGGCAGTAATCAGAGAAGAAGTTGTCCGAAAAGTTCTCAAGACCAACGTTCAGTCCCTCGTGGAGTTGAATGTGATCAAGAACCTTGCTGGCTCAGCAGTTGCTGGAGCTCTTGGGGGTTTCAATGCTCATGCAAGCAACATTGTAACGGCTATCTTCATTGCCACTGGTCAGGATCCTGCACAGAACGTGGAGAGCTCACAGTGTATCACCATGTTGGAAGCTGTAAATGATGGCAGAGACCTTCACATCTCCGTTACTATGCCATCTATCGAG GTGGGCACAGTTGGTGGAGGCACGCAGCTGGCCTCACAGTCGGCTTGCTTGGACCTACTTGGCGTCAAGGGCGCGAACAGGGAATCCCCCGGATCGAATGCTAGGCTGCTAGCCACCGTGGTGGCTGGTGCGGTCCTAGCTGGGGAGCTGTCCCTCATCTCTGCACAAGCTGCCGGCCATCTGGTCCAGAGCCACATGAAATACAACAGATCCAGCAGGGATATGTCCAAAGTCGCCTGA